Proteins from a single region of Streptomyces sp. TN58:
- a CDS encoding aminotransferase class IV: MNEPAKLMWWQGSVVPAGDTALTLANHSLHYGLCVFEGVSAFPSAEGGHHVFRLDEHMARFAESCRLVGISLGQTPAELAAACHETLTANGLRRAYLRPLAFLGDGVLGLAAPGTEAQVAVLAFDVSSFDSVIRAQQPRLTLSPVARLSPHAFPTKAKVSAGYLGSRLAWMDARQRGFDDALLLDDAGFVAECTVQNVFGVRGRTLLVPDSPAALDGITVDSVIGIAGGLGYEVDRGPLTAADLWACEALCVASTAGGVRPVRCVDDIVFDTDNAVAAEIIRAYRQAELGLLPGHERWAARP; the protein is encoded by the coding sequence ATGAACGAACCAGCGAAGCTGATGTGGTGGCAGGGCAGCGTGGTCCCCGCCGGGGACACCGCCCTGACCCTCGCCAACCACAGCCTCCACTACGGGCTCTGCGTCTTCGAGGGCGTCTCCGCGTTCCCGTCGGCGGAGGGCGGCCACCACGTCTTCCGGCTCGACGAGCACATGGCCCGGTTCGCCGAGTCGTGCCGCCTCGTGGGGATCTCGCTCGGGCAGACGCCCGCCGAGCTGGCGGCCGCCTGCCACGAGACGCTGACCGCCAACGGCCTGCGCCGGGCCTATCTGCGTCCCCTCGCCTTCCTCGGGGACGGGGTGCTCGGTCTGGCGGCTCCCGGCACCGAGGCGCAGGTGGCCGTGCTGGCCTTCGACGTCTCGTCCTTCGACTCGGTGATCCGCGCGCAGCAGCCGCGGCTGACCCTGTCGCCGGTCGCCCGGCTCAGCCCGCACGCCTTCCCGACCAAGGCGAAGGTCTCCGCCGGCTACCTGGGCTCCCGGCTCGCCTGGATGGACGCCCGGCAGCGCGGCTTCGACGACGCCCTGCTGCTGGACGACGCGGGCTTCGTCGCCGAGTGCACCGTGCAGAACGTCTTCGGCGTGCGCGGCCGTACGCTGCTGGTGCCCGACTCCCCCGCCGCGCTCGACGGCATCACCGTGGACTCCGTGATCGGGATCGCGGGCGGCCTCGGCTACGAGGTGGACCGCGGCCCGCTGACGGCCGCGGACCTGTGGGCCTGCGAGGCGCTGTGCGTGGCCAGCACCGCCGGCGGGGTGCGCCCCGTACGGTGCGTGGACGACATCGTCTTCGACACGGACAACGCCGTGGCCGCCGAGATCATCCGGGCGTACCGGCAGGCCGAACTGGGCCTGCTGCCCGGCCACGAGCGGTGGGCGGCCCGACCGTGA
- a CDS encoding isocitrate/isopropylmalate dehydrogenase family protein: MNTVAVIPGDGIGPEVMAEVLKVHAVVEDVFATGLKTEVLPYSADWFLEHGDVEIDIQAIRRDHRAVLLGALGDARIPDNRHAVRVIGGLRQQLELGVNLRPVRLRTLAHCPLKHVRAVEDVDLVIVRENTEDVYVGVGGTVRGGGPGHVAMEVGVHTRWAVDRVVTAAFELARSRRRRLTLVDKSNAMPSAGPLWQGRFRAIAASYPDVECDHLYVDAAAMELIRDPARFDVVVAGNLFGDILSDEASMLAGGLGVAPSASYDPEDTGFAGVFEAVHGSAPGLVGTGRANPLASVMSYSLMLDRMGLRAAHAAVERAVDEVLCGDLLTPDLGGTARTGEVGDLICRAVARHDKD, translated from the coding sequence ATGAATACCGTCGCGGTCATCCCGGGAGACGGCATCGGACCCGAGGTCATGGCCGAGGTGCTGAAGGTGCACGCGGTGGTCGAGGACGTCTTCGCCACCGGCCTGAAGACCGAGGTGCTGCCCTACAGCGCCGACTGGTTCCTGGAGCACGGGGACGTCGAGATCGACATCCAGGCGATCCGCCGCGACCACCGGGCGGTGCTGCTCGGGGCGCTCGGCGACGCCCGGATCCCCGACAACCGGCACGCGGTCCGCGTCATCGGCGGACTGCGCCAGCAGCTCGAACTGGGCGTGAACCTGCGCCCGGTGCGCCTGCGCACGCTCGCGCACTGCCCCCTCAAGCACGTGCGCGCGGTCGAGGACGTCGACCTCGTCATCGTGCGGGAGAACACCGAGGACGTGTACGTGGGCGTGGGCGGCACGGTCCGCGGCGGCGGCCCCGGCCATGTCGCGATGGAGGTCGGCGTCCACACCCGCTGGGCGGTGGACCGGGTGGTCACGGCCGCCTTCGAGCTGGCCCGCTCCCGGCGCCGCCGGCTCACCCTGGTGGACAAGAGCAACGCCATGCCGAGCGCCGGCCCGCTGTGGCAGGGCCGGTTCCGCGCGATCGCCGCGTCCTACCCCGACGTGGAGTGCGACCACCTGTACGTCGACGCCGCCGCCATGGAGTTGATCCGCGACCCGGCCCGCTTCGACGTGGTGGTGGCCGGCAACCTCTTCGGGGACATCCTCAGCGACGAGGCCTCCATGCTCGCCGGCGGCCTCGGCGTCGCGCCCTCGGCGAGCTACGACCCCGAAGACACCGGCTTCGCCGGCGTGTTCGAGGCGGTACACGGCAGCGCCCCCGGTCTGGTGGGCACGGGCCGCGCCAACCCGCTGGCCTCCGTCATGAGTTATTCGCTGATGCTGGACCGTATGGGGCTGCGCGCGGCGCACGCCGCCGTGGAGCGCGCCGTCGACGAGGTGCTGTGCGGGGACCTGCTGACCCCCGACCTGGGCGGCACCGCTCGCACCGGCGAGGTGGGCGACCTGATTTGCCGGGCGGTCGCCCGGCACGACAAGGACTGA
- a CDS encoding aconitase family protein, translating to MTLVKQLFEHKLGRPVSTGEVVDLPFDLCWGSEMTVKWALDILRDSGFDDAYIAAGLAAQREKTAFVFDHVVPTHTASMASILVELRRFAREHGIRVFDVGYDGGIQHKILIEQGLIRPGDVAVGADSHSCTAGAIASLATGIGSTDLAVALVRGSCWMRVPEATLVRFHGSLRPHVQGKDVALYLCGLIGVHGAVYRSLEFGGPGLASLAVTDRLSLSNMAVEMGAKYGLFPTDGVLADYLGDGVEYPSFTVDEDDAGYADVIDVDLGLIEPTVALPFSPDNAVGTHQLRHLLRNWDEYKDREDLMTGVAPLARRADENGAIPVDQVFIGSCTNGHLEDLRVVADVLRGRRVHEGVRTIVIPASQKAYRAAMKEGLIDVLIEAGCYVESSSCGPCIGIKSGVLGKGEVAVFTSNRNFRGRCGDVDASVVLASPAVAARAALTGVLAPIGDRSDYYADEDALRSGIEELFALHAAREGRAPLTDAADEVPAPAEAPGGGGAGGGGSRAWVFGDHVNTDVILPGVFCQIPDPAEYKKHIMAHAGNQPFLDHYAASGHDLRGSVIVGGMNFGCGSSRENAPMGIKASGAPFVVAHSFARIFFRNALNIGLRLVEVGEFAYEIREGDRLVVDDERGELLNVTRGTSAPIAPPSAFERELLDAGGLVAHAGAQVRAEQVRAEASAV from the coding sequence ATGACTCTCGTAAAACAGCTCTTCGAGCACAAACTCGGCCGTCCCGTCAGCACCGGCGAGGTCGTGGACCTGCCGTTCGACCTGTGCTGGGGCAGCGAGATGACCGTCAAGTGGGCCCTGGACATCCTGCGCGACTCCGGCTTCGACGACGCGTACATCGCCGCGGGCCTCGCCGCGCAGCGGGAGAAGACCGCCTTCGTCTTCGACCACGTGGTCCCCACCCACACCGCCTCGATGGCCTCGATCCTCGTGGAGCTGCGGCGCTTCGCGCGCGAGCACGGGATCAGGGTGTTCGACGTGGGCTACGACGGCGGCATCCAGCACAAGATCCTCATCGAGCAGGGTCTGATCCGCCCCGGCGACGTCGCGGTCGGCGCGGACTCGCACAGCTGCACCGCGGGCGCGATCGCCTCGCTCGCGACCGGCATCGGCTCCACGGACCTGGCGGTGGCGCTGGTCCGGGGCAGCTGCTGGATGCGGGTGCCTGAGGCGACGCTGGTCCGCTTCCACGGGAGCCTGCGCCCGCACGTCCAGGGCAAGGACGTGGCGCTGTACCTGTGCGGCCTGATCGGCGTGCACGGGGCGGTCTACCGCAGCCTGGAGTTCGGCGGACCGGGTCTGGCGTCCCTCGCGGTCACCGACCGGCTGTCGCTGAGCAACATGGCGGTGGAGATGGGCGCCAAGTACGGCCTGTTCCCCACGGACGGGGTGCTCGCCGACTACCTCGGCGACGGGGTGGAGTACCCGTCCTTCACCGTCGACGAGGACGACGCCGGGTACGCCGACGTGATCGACGTCGACCTGGGCCTGATCGAGCCGACGGTCGCGCTGCCGTTCTCCCCGGACAACGCCGTGGGCACCCACCAGCTCCGGCACCTGCTGCGCAACTGGGACGAGTACAAGGACCGCGAGGACCTGATGACCGGTGTGGCGCCGCTGGCCCGCAGGGCCGACGAGAACGGCGCGATACCCGTGGACCAGGTCTTCATCGGCTCCTGCACCAACGGCCACCTGGAGGACCTGCGGGTCGTGGCGGACGTGCTGCGCGGCAGGCGCGTCCACGAGGGGGTGCGCACCATCGTCATCCCGGCCTCCCAGAAGGCCTACCGGGCGGCGATGAAGGAGGGCCTGATCGACGTGCTGATCGAGGCGGGCTGCTATGTGGAGTCCTCCAGCTGCGGTCCGTGCATCGGCATCAAGTCGGGTGTGCTCGGCAAGGGGGAGGTCGCCGTCTTCACCTCCAACCGGAACTTCCGCGGCCGGTGCGGTGACGTCGACGCCAGTGTCGTCCTCGCCAGCCCGGCCGTCGCCGCGCGGGCCGCGCTGACCGGTGTGCTCGCCCCGATCGGCGACCGGAGCGACTACTACGCCGACGAGGACGCGCTGCGGAGCGGCATCGAGGAGCTGTTCGCGCTCCACGCGGCGCGCGAGGGCCGGGCCCCGCTCACGGACGCCGCGGACGAGGTCCCCGCCCCGGCCGAGGCCCCGGGCGGGGGCGGGGCTGGGGGCGGCGGAAGCCGGGCCTGGGTGTTCGGCGACCACGTCAACACCGACGTGATCCTGCCGGGTGTGTTCTGCCAGATCCCCGACCCCGCCGAGTACAAGAAGCACATCATGGCCCACGCGGGCAACCAGCCGTTCCTCGACCACTACGCGGCATCCGGGCACGACCTGCGCGGCTCGGTGATCGTCGGCGGGATGAACTTCGGCTGCGGCTCCTCCCGCGAGAACGCCCCGATGGGCATCAAGGCGTCCGGCGCGCCCTTCGTCGTCGCGCACAGCTTCGCCCGGATCTTCTTCCGCAACGCCCTCAACATCGGCCTCAGGCTGGTGGAGGTCGGGGAGTTCGCGTACGAGATCCGGGAGGGCGACCGGCTGGTCGTCGACGACGAGCGCGGCGAGCTGCTCAACGTCACCCGGGGGACGTCCGCACCCATCGCCCCGCCCTCCGCGTTCGAGCGGGAGCTGCTCGACGCGGGCGGCCTCGTCGCCCACGCCGGCGCGCAGGTACGGGCGGAGCAGGTCCGGGCGGAAGCGTCGGCCGTATGA
- a CDS encoding MFS transporter: MSAEGSRAPTLLAPLRQRNFRCLAGGRMATYFANAMAPIVLSFAVLDLTGSLIDLGIVVGARSVANVALLLFGGVIADRLPRRLVLQGSSVAAGLAQAVIAASVLFGFASIPVLVVISVINGMVSAVSLPAAAALVPQTVPHEMIRPANAVVRMAVNAGMVLGASTGGIVVGLAGPGWGIAVNAGVFLLAGLCFAGLRAAGTPPVPAGPARPLAELREGWKEFTSRTWVWVVVLQFLVINAVVAGGLQVLGPTIADQSFGRTTWGLLLASQTAGAFAGGFLAARTRPRHALRIGAAVGAFEAVPLLALGTTSHVAVLAGAMFVNGVALEQLAVAWDVSLQENIPQERLARVYSYDALGSFVAIPIGEVAAGPVALHAGIDTTLVAGAVLVVAATGFALCSSSVRRLTVKPAAPPRQPAGEAAA; the protein is encoded by the coding sequence ATGAGCGCCGAGGGGTCCCGCGCCCCCACCCTGCTGGCTCCGCTGCGGCAGCGGAACTTCCGCTGCCTCGCGGGCGGCCGCATGGCCACGTACTTCGCCAACGCCATGGCGCCGATCGTGCTCTCCTTCGCGGTGCTCGACCTGACGGGGTCGCTGATCGACCTCGGGATCGTGGTCGGGGCACGGTCGGTGGCCAATGTGGCGCTGCTCCTGTTCGGCGGGGTGATCGCCGACCGGCTGCCGCGCCGGCTGGTGCTCCAGGGGTCGAGTGTGGCGGCCGGGCTGGCCCAGGCCGTGATCGCGGCGAGCGTGCTGTTCGGCTTCGCCTCGATCCCGGTGCTGGTCGTCATCAGCGTGATCAACGGCATGGTGTCGGCGGTGTCCCTTCCGGCGGCGGCCGCCCTCGTACCGCAGACCGTCCCGCACGAGATGATCCGGCCGGCCAACGCGGTCGTCCGGATGGCCGTCAACGCGGGCATGGTCCTCGGCGCCTCCACCGGCGGCATCGTCGTCGGCCTCGCGGGCCCCGGCTGGGGCATCGCCGTGAACGCGGGGGTGTTCCTGCTGGCGGGGCTGTGCTTCGCCGGACTGCGGGCGGCGGGGACGCCGCCGGTGCCGGCCGGCCCGGCCCGGCCGCTGGCCGAACTGCGCGAGGGCTGGAAGGAGTTCACCTCCCGCACCTGGGTGTGGGTGGTGGTGCTCCAGTTCCTGGTCATCAACGCGGTGGTCGCCGGCGGGCTCCAGGTCCTCGGACCGACCATCGCCGACCAGTCCTTCGGCCGGACGACCTGGGGGCTGCTGCTCGCCTCGCAGACGGCCGGCGCGTTCGCGGGCGGCTTCCTCGCGGCCCGCACCCGGCCCCGCCACGCCCTGCGGATCGGGGCGGCCGTCGGGGCGTTCGAGGCGGTGCCGCTGCTCGCCCTGGGGACGACCTCGCACGTCGCCGTGCTGGCGGGCGCGATGTTCGTCAACGGTGTGGCCCTGGAACAGCTGGCCGTCGCCTGGGACGTGTCCCTCCAGGAGAACATTCCGCAGGAGCGGCTGGCCCGGGTCTACTCCTACGACGCGCTCGGCTCCTTCGTGGCCATCCCGATCGGGGAGGTGGCGGCGGGCCCGGTCGCGCTGCACGCGGGCATCGACACCACGCTCGTGGCCGGCGCCGTCCTCGTCGTCGCGGCCACCGGTTTCGCCCTGTGCAGCTCCAGCGTGCGCCGCCTCACCGTGAAACCGGCCGCGCCGCCGCGGCAGCCCGCCGGGGAGGCGGCCGCATGA